Below is a genomic region from Syngnathus typhle isolate RoL2023-S1 ecotype Sweden linkage group LG3, RoL_Styp_1.0, whole genome shotgun sequence.
tctaaaaagtttaaaattttaaaaagttacatcaagttaagggaaggcttgtagaaaatttcaaaagccttggccttcccttaactgaacttgagtccacaacaacccccattccatctcaacatacaggcccatcctcaacttaccaccacagacatgagttcagctacatcaactgtccttgtctttacatgtatgaccacctttactcatgatactttttaatgacagtttcatgtaaggctttactcacggtttgtttccatttatcactcttctatgatttgcctgggaccatttaaaaatgataaaagtgaatccaagttaaaaaggccactcctctccgtctccccttcactcactctgaagcatgtTTCTCGCGTCAAGCAAACCTTTGCCATCGATAAGTATTTTCCAATTcgatgttttctccatttgtaatgccagccaggcaacaggtttattgctagcatcatgcacaaacctcagtgtccaaaataggggtggatttcattgccaccaatttatattatcagtataaagctgcttttccagctatcgctatccacatgggttggtagttattttctatgtggaaattgtgaggctaatggcaacattacgtttaccattctgagccccagatcccatttcatctctagtcaacaaatcacccaccacatcccaccactaatattatacacttacgccattcgacgtctgtcctcgttgtttttccaactactgaaaaacatgatatagatttgacttacctttcactggtcaaaacacagaaaacaggattgtgatagctgttgtatgttcgcacggaacctgaataaagagcacagaggtcgagagaaagaaaaagaggtcaagtaatgagcacttccactctggatcccatctctcctcaagtcaacaaatcacccaccgcatcccaccactattattatacacttacgacaccgttgacgtttcgatttccatccttgttgttttagaaaatgctgatttagctgtgacttacctttcactggtcaaaacacagaaaacaggattgtgatagctgtagtacgtttgcaggacacctgaatgaagggcacactgaggtcgagagacaaaaatgaggtcaagcaatgtgtttttgtcagtggtagcagtggctatgagttgcgtgtagcctttcgagcggaacaaatcaagaatgggcttgaatgaggcagatagcatatcttcattaaaatctccacataccaagatctgatgatgctccattacttcaaggtaccgcaagagatttcccaagcttggcagaaaagtgcgcagactgttgcctggaggcctgtaaacggcagcaatcaacacattgaggggatcttcaagtttcaccacaacaaattcaatgtcggtcacaccctgaacgtatttcttttcgtgggccgcgatgtgacttttgacacaaatacctacgccgccaccacgttttgtcgccaagtcaggacagtttgtgtaagaatcacttcggttcctgcaaaacatcgtgtagccttccaagcaagcacgtccatcggccactgatccttggaggtgtgtctctgtgaagcacaaaacatcagcgaaaagcagttcgtgatgagacacgatatcttgcacgtgacaagacagcccttcggtgttatgatggacgacaaccaggtgatttgcccgatctaccgacggcatcacgtgaaggaggggcatgacgctctccaaagaatcctctgccatctcagcaagagcagcagtgatttgtggatttgcatgaagccttctctcatccatatgcagaatatgcagaccactgagcgaagtcactctactcagagctacgtaccccatgccgtgttcgaaaacacctttcagcgaaactgcagcctgtgacgttgtcatgccttgtaccttgtggatcgtgcaggcaaaagcaagcttgatgggaaactgtcggcgcgtcactccagccttgttcagcttctcctccagtctgtcaatgtacacggggttagcagcacgcgctgtgttactcacatgatcgagttccaacccaagtttctggacacgggcttcatttggatagttcaccaatttgacaacttttgcaaacatcccgttgcacagacctgattgaacatcaacgttccgtgtgatcataacacgagcacccagggcaactttgatggagtccgggagctcattcttagcgccttgcacaggggaagcttgccttgccattctgccagttcctttgtctttcttgtagtcatccgcgtcaatctgcacaatgtccttatgaagcagttccagcatcgcagagttatggccatccacctgtttattggtggcaaaaacatgcagaatatgctttggacacttttctggggaagtgtacctcgtggcaaggagagctctgtccatttccgacagttcatctgacttttctttgacgcggagtcggttcagcagttcggcaaaggcgacatcgtctttctgcctcatgatgg
It encodes:
- the LOC133152057 gene encoding ATP-dependent DNA helicase PIF1-like, which produces MNARDEPNDNVEENVPDYNVRSKTTQMSIVTEPAAIDPAVLRDMYRNLNQKQASVFYKVRDWCIKRVCSSKPIEQFFYHINGGAGTGKSHLIKCIHADATKILQRLPRLAEEADISKQTVVLAAFTGTAAFNISGATLHCLLKLPRSLKPPYHGLGNKLDEVRAELSIAEILIIDEISMVSKDLFAYVNARLKQIKGINLPFGGMSVLAVGDFFQLPPVRQSKPLCVYDPTRLDHWRDDFKKITLTAIMRQKDDVAFAELLNRLRVKEKSDELSEMDRALLATRWMAITLRCWNCFIRTLCRLTRMTTRKTKELAEWQGLCNGMFAKVVKLVNYPNEARVQKLGLELDHVSNTARAANPVYIDRLEEKLNKAGVTRRQFPIKLAFACTIHKVQGMTTSQAAVSLKGVFEHGMGYVALSRVTSLSGLHILHMDERRLHANPQITAALAEMAEDSLESVMPLLHVMPSVDRANHLVVVHHNTEGLSCHVQDIVSHHELLFADVLCFTETHLQGSVADGRACLEGYTMFCRNRSDSYTNCPDLATKRGGGVGICVKSHIAAHEKKYVQGVTDIEFVVVKLEDPLNVLIAAVYRPPGNSLRTFLPSLGNLLRYLEVMEHHQILVCGDFNEDMLSASFKPILDLFRSKGYTQLIATATTDKNTLLDLIFVSRPQCALHSGVLQTYYSYHNPVFCVLTSER